DNA sequence from the Pseudomonas tritici genome:
TAGTAATTCGTCATGGGCCAAGGTTGGCTCAAACTGCCTAATGAACAGGCGGAAATTTGCATTATGCAGAGACGTTGAAGGTCGACCGAGAATGGAGCCAATATAGTCTCTTGAAAGCAATCCTTTATCATAGGTGCTGCTTTGGGCGCTGGAGACATAGAGATCGTTTCGAGTGAAGTAGGAAATCGCTTCTCTTGTGAGCTCAACTGGTAGGGCGTCCGGGGCTGATATGAGATCCTCTAATGAGAAGGAGACAGGTAAGATATCAAGCAGGTGTGAAATGAAACGCTCCTTCAACAACAAAGCAGCAGTCCATCCACCCTGACTGAAAGTTTCGGCGATAGCTTTGCAAGCGTCCTCATCGAAGAGCCGGAAGCCATGCGAGCAGGTTTCATAAGTGTCTTTATAAAGATTGGCGCGTGCTGCCAAATTCATAGCGAAGCTAAAGTATGTAATCCATCGACCTTCCGCGACTGGTTTACCTGTAATGGTGCCCATGCGACAGTGAAATAACCATTTCTGCACCGTTTCTAGCAGCAGTTTATTAGAGTCGTCGGTGAGGTTGGTGCCGTCCGCCATCAAGCGATCAAAGCTCATGCACTGAAGCTTTGACCCACCCGGAAAACTGACCCACCATTCCTGACTTCCGATCCCGCCCCTTACCAGCCAATCTGCTTGATAGCTGTGGCTTCTTTTATAGATTTTGCTTTGCCGTTCCGCTTGTTCGATCATCGCTTTGATACGACGCTCGTCGAATGAAAAGTCTTCCATTAGACGGCCTTCCAAACAGAAAGCGAGACTAGCGGACGAAGGTCGTGTTTCAGGATGGTCGCACGAGCATGCGATTTCCGGAGTTCACTCATGGAATCGCCCGAGACCCTTTCCGCGATAGCCATCTCAGCGTTAGATGCGCTATCGAAATCGAGGGAAACTGTTTTCGCTACTAAATCCCTGAGCACCGGGAAGATCCATAGGGGCACGCTGGTTCGCTCATCGATCACCGAGCGTTCTTCTAGTGCAAGCTTATCGACGGCATCTGCGTATGCGTAGATCGCGGCAAGGCTACCCGCACTCCGATCAAACAGCAGCTCGCGCTCTACAAACATTTCAATTAGAGAGCTGGGATCAGGCGAGTAATGACCAAGCTTTGAGCGTAAGGCTTCGCTTAGGGGATCTCCCTTCTTAAGGCCTAATAGTATCCGTCGGACGAAAGCCTGTAGCTCTTCTCGAGTGCTAAAGTCAGATGCAGCTAACTGCCAAGGCTCGCCCTCTGTTGCTACTAAGATGACCTTTTGATGTAGCACCCTGAAAAACCTCGTCGCCCATCGATGAACCATCCAGGCCGGAATATATTTATCTCTGACCACCTGCAAAGAGTTACCCAGCATGTCCGCTACGGCCTGGAGACTACCAGTACGCAAAAACTCCAAAATCCCTTGAGTGCATCGGATCGTGTAGAGATTGACCATGCTTGGAGTTACGCCTACTTTGTCTAGTTCATCTTTATATAAATCGTGCAGAGAGAGTCCAGCATTTGTAGTCAAGGTTTTTGCAAAGTTAGGACTGGAGCCAATTTGGTTTCTGCTCGAGACAAGGAACAGCTTCCTCCACCCGCTCTTACCCTCCGATAAAAGGCGTCGTCTTGGCATGTTTGTACACCGAATCACATCCATAACGATCCGAGTGCTCAATGGGGGAAGTACAGCGACCTTGCGTGACTGCGCGCGAGGTTTGCTAACGCTGACTGTTATTCGCTTGGTGTCACTATTGCCGCGTAGATAGAATTTTCCGTCTCGTCGGTATAACCTTATGTTGGTCAGTGATGATGGATTGAACGAAGGGTTTTCTGATGCAATGATCGCACTTGCAACTGCGCAGTCTCTGGGTGACAAGTAGCCGAGTAGTCGGTTGAAAGTTTCATTAACTGTATTGTTATCGATACAGTCGTCGCCGGCAGCCTCCCATAGTCGTGCCCTAAGTTTTGGCTTGCTATGGGAGTTGTAGATGACGGGCCTAAAGAAAGGTAGTTCTTGCAGGTCGTCGAATGTCATCGATTTAAGCTCGTCAGTCTGTTCGGCGTAATATCGAGCGACGGCTAGAAACCAGTTGATACCTGTAGGCGAATCTGGATGCGCAAGATGCATGCCATTTCTGCTGAATTGTCCGCTCTCAAGCACCGCCTCGATTTCGTCGTTCGAGATGTTCTTACATAACTCATCACCTCGGGCGTGGCATCTTAGCATTCGCTTCCAGTAGTCTACCGAGCATTCGACAATGGCATCGGCCCTTGTCTCGAGAGTGTTCTTAAGATTAAGTAGGTACACGTCATCTTCAAAACTCAACCCTTCTTCCACAAGGTATTTTTTGGGAAGCAGAAATCGTGGCCCTTTGGGAATAGGCGTGTGCACAGTCCCGTAACCAGCCGGTTGAGACATATTCTCCGGCTGACTGACGGAATTCGCTTTTGCATCTGGGATGAATGTGTCTTCCGGTATGAATCCATCCCGCCTCAGTTTTTTGTAAATAAACGCCACCGCGTTCCAATGGTCATATCGGGTTTTGGGCTTATGATCTTTGTTGTAGAGGTGATGGGAGTAGTGTGTAAGTATGAAGTTGCTCCAGTCATCTTCCGCAGGTGGGAACTTTAACCGGAACTTGGTAACGTGGTTGAAGATATATCTACTTGCCCGGAAGCGTCCTGAATAGCTAGTGGTCTCTCCAGTGATGCATAATACCCTAACCGCATCGGCTACTTTATAGAGCACTTCTTTGTCGACCCACGATGGAGTGTGGATAGTAGAAATTCTGTAGTCGTGAATACATTCATCATCATCCCACTTGAATGTGATGCGATCATCCTGCACTTGGTAGGTAAGCATAATGAGATCCTACGTTGAAAGCGGCATAGCGTAGTGATCTGGTTGCTCTGGTCAAGAACTTTCGTGCGTGCTTTTAAAGTTTTAAACAGTGTATTAAAAGCATACTCTTACATGTATTTCGGGACGGGATTTTGCATTAACCTCACGTCGCAGTGAAAGGTTGGCCGACAATTGATATATTGTTTGGTATATCTGTTGGTCTGCGTTTCGCTGATAAGGAATTGCCGGCCTGGACGCTTATCTGCGAATACGCAGGGGGGTAAGGATTAGGCTAGAGAAGAGGGTTCGTCGTTATCGGCATACCTAAGCGTGGGTGAGCACAAGGAAGGCGGTTGCTGCTTCCCAGTGTACTCAGTTCCTAGGGAGCATTTCACTGAGCGATTGCTTGGTCATCCTCAACCAAGTCGTCTCTAATAGCTCTTTGCCGGGACTGCTGGCGGGGCATTAATTAAATCAATATTGACTTAGCGTTTGAACCAATTATCGATTTATCCGTCGCCGTGTTCTACGGATACTAGCACTACCTCCGCATATATTTAGTCCAGTTGGTGTTCGGCCCCTAGCTTGTAGTGTCGAAGCTAATATTAGTATCCGAATCGGCTTGAATCACGTCCAGCGCAAACCGTAATTCTTTTCAAGTGTGACTGGACATCCCGCGCCTCGCCGCAGACAACACTGCGATACGCGCCAGCTGTCCACCCTTGAGATTGGTGATTTGGGGGGGCAAAGGCGATGGACGGTGCGCTAGGGTTTCCCAACCGTCAATCCGAGGTGATGGGCAACCTGGCCACGATGACCTCATGTCGATCATTGTGGGAATCTCTCTTCCGTTCACAGCCTATGGGAGGTAGTGGAGTGCCGATGAATTCAGCGTTTTTTCGTCTGGGGTATCCGAAGCACATGGAAGTGGGTGTCAAGATTCAGGTGTCAAAACTGTTGGATAAGCTTTTGATCTGTAACGGTTTATACCTTCTAGATGAATTCATGTGTCTAGAAAAACCTAATGCTCGACATCAACGGGATTCTCGGCCTGGCTGCGCTGATGGGCGGTATCAAGCACGGTGAACAGTCCTACAACGACGATTCGGCGCGTACTTACAGCGTGATGATCCTCACCGCCATGGGCGTGTCGATGGTGGTGCCGGAATTCATCCCCGAAGCCGACTGGAAAATTTACTCGGCCTTCACCATTGGCGCGATGGTGGTGTTGTACACCCTGTTCCTGCGCATGCAGGTGGGGCCGCACAGTTATTTCTTCAGCTACAGCTACCCGGAAAAACGCCGCAAGAAGCAGCCGGAAGAACAGGAAGCGCCGTCGGTTAACCTGGCATTTTCCATCGGCACGCTGGTGTTTGGGGTGGTGGTGATCGGTGCATTGGCCGAAGTGATGTCTAAGACCCTGGACCTTGGCCTGGAAGGCACGGGCGCGCCGCCGGTGATCACGGCGATTGTGGTCGCGGCCATTTCGGCAGCGCCGGAAATTTTGACGGCGTTGCGCGCCGCTTTGGCGAACCGCATGCAGTCGGTGGTGAATATTGCGTTGGGTGCTTCGTTGTCGACGGTGATCCTGACGGTGCCGGTGATGGAAGCCATGGCGCTCTACACCGGCCAGCCCTTCCAGATGGCGATGACGCCGGTGCAGACCGTGATGGTGTTGATCACGCTCATTGTGAGCGCGATCAACCTCAACGATGGCGAAACCAATGCCATCGAAGGGATGACGCATTTTGTGTTGTTTGCGACCTTCATTATGTTGTCGTTGTTGGGGTTGTAAGGGTCTTCGGCACACCCCAAAACTAATGTGGGAGCTTTGTTTGGATTAGGTTCCGGCCATCAACTGCCGTGCCGCCTGGGTGTGATCGGCGATCAAGCCTTTCAGGTCCAGGCCTTCCACTTGGCCGTCAATCACACGCCACTTGCCGCCGATCATCACCCGATCCGCCCGATCCGCACCGCACAGCAGCAGTGCCGAGATTGGGTCGTGGCTGCCGGAGAAACGCAGCTCATCCAGCTTGAACAACGCCAGGTCGGCCTGCTTTCCTACCGCCAATTCGCCAATGTCTGTACGCCCGAGCAACTGCGCTGAACCTTTGGTCGCCCAGCCCAGCACGCCTTGCGGGGTGATCTTTTCCGCGCCGTAACGCAAGCGCTGGATGTACAGGGCTTGGCGTGCTTCAAGGATCATGTTTGACGCATCGTTGGAGGCGGAGCCATCCACGCCCAGGCCGATAGGCGCGCCTGCTGCCAGCAGGTCCAGCGTCGGGCAGATGCCGGACGCCAGACGCATGTTCGAGCTTGGGCAGTGGCAGATGCCGGTGCCGGCGGCGCCCAGGCGCGCAATCTCATCCGGGTTGAAGTGAATGCCATGCGCCAGCCAGGTGCGCGGGCCGAGCCAGCCGACGCTGTCCAGATAATCCACGGTGCGCAGGCCGAAGCGTTGCAGGCAGAAGTCTTCTTCGTCGAGGGTTTCCGCCAGGTGGGTGTGCAGGCGTACGTCGAGGCTGTTGGCCAGTTCGGCGCTGGCTTGCATGATTTCCGGGGTGACGGAAAACGGCGAGCAGGGGGCCAGGGCAATCTGGATCTGTGCGCCGTCGCCGCGCTGGTGATAGTCGCGGATCAGGCGTTGGCTGTCTTCAAGGATGACTTGGCCCTGTTGCACGGTCTGCTGCGGAGGCAGGCCGCCATCGGCTTCGCCGAGGCTCATGGAGCCGCGGGTTAGCATGGCGCGCATGCCCAATTCGCGCACGCTTTCAACTTGCACGTCGATCGCGTTTTCCAGGCCGTCAGGGAACAGGTAATGGTGGTCTGCCGCCGTGGTGCAGCCAGAAAGCAGCAACTCCGCGAGTGCCACCTTCGACGCCAGGGCGAGTTTTTCCGGGGTCAGCCGCGCCCAGACCGGGTAGAGGGTTTTCAACCAAGGGAACAATGGCTGATTGACCACCGGCGCCCAGGCGCGGGTCAGGGTTTGATAGAAGTGGTGGTGGGTGTTGATCAGGCCGGGAAGGATCACATGTTCGCGCGCGTCGAAGACATGCCCGCAAGGCACGGCAGGCTCTCTTCCCCAGCCCAGTACTTCGGTGATCACACCGTCTTGCAGCACCAGGCCGCCACGGCCATCGAGACCATTGGCAGTGAAAATCGCGAGGGGGTTTTTTAACCAGATACGGGTCGCAGGCATTGGCCGGCTCCTCTGAATGATGGGTTCAGGTTTGCCAGCTCAGTGTTGCCCTGTCTGCTGATCCAGGGTCGCCGGTGAAGGCGAGGGGCAGAGTTTACTTGTAGTCTATGTTCGGGTCTATCTGTAGGAGCGCGGTGCTCTTGAGATTATCGCGGGCAAGCCCGCTCCCACAGTGGATGGGTATTTACCAGGCGATGGTGTCGCCTTTGTAATCGATGAAGTGATGGCCGCCTTTACCGGTGTAGGCATTCACTTGGTCCACCAGGCCGCGCACGCTGGTGTCGACATCGATGTGCGCATTTTCGCCGCCCATATCGGTCTTCACCCAGCCTGGATGCAGTGACAACACCGTGAGTTTAGGGTCACCCAGTTGGGTGACAAAACTGTTGGTCATGGAGTTGAGCGCCGCCTTGCTGGCCTTATACAGCGCCAGGTCCGCCCCGTCGGGGATGGTCACGCTGCCCAGTACCGAACTCATGAAGGCCAGTACGCCGCTGTCCTTGCGGATCTGCCCGACAAAGCGCTGGGCCAGGTTGATCGGCGCCACGGCATTGGTGAAGAACAGTTGGCCGACTTCGGCCAGGGTGGCGTGGCCGGGTTCTTGATTGGCGGGTCCCTTGACGCCGGCGTTGACGAACAGCAGGTCGAAGGTGCGTTCCTTGAGACGCTTGCTCAGGGCGATCACGGCTTGTTGATCGTCCATGTCGAGCTTTTCGATCTGCGTTGGGCCGAGGGCTTTCAGCGCATCGGCATTGCTCGGATCACGCACGGTGGCGGTCACATCCCAGCCGTCCTGGATCAGTTGCTTGACCAGGCCAAGGCCCAGCCCGCGCGATGCGCCGATGATCAATGCGGTTTTTGGCGTAGGCATGAAAAGCTTCCTTTAGCGTTGCGGTTCAGGGCGTTCAGCGTTGTAGCAGGATACGCCCACGGCTGAGGTCGGCGAGTTGAATTTGCAGGGTGTCGATATGCGCTTCGCCCACCGCCAGTTGTAGTTCGACGCCGTTGGCGGTGAAGGTTTCTTCCACCACCAGCCCGCCCAGTTCAGCCACGCGCAGTTTCACCAGGTTGAGCTCGGCGAACCCGCAAGCGCAACTTAAGGGCACACGGCTGATCAATTCGATGCGTTCGGCATTTTGCAGGCATTTATTCGCGCCACCGCCGTACGCACGCGCTAGCCCGCCGGTGCCCAGTTGGATGCCGCCGTACCAGCGAATCACCAGCACCGCGACCTGATCAAAACCCTGTGCCTCGATGGCCGCCAGGATCGGCCGCCCGGCTGTGCCGCCGGGTTCGCCATCGTCGTTGCTGCGGTATTGATCGGCGAGTTTCCAGGCCCAGCAATTGTGCGTGGCGTTCAGGTCGCTGTGCTGCTCGAAAAAAGCCTGGGCGTCCTGCGGGCTGGTGATCGGTGCGGCGAGCGTGATGAAGCGGCTTTTGCGTATTTCTTCGCGAAATTCGCAAAGGCCGGTGAGCGTGAAAGGCATAAGTCGCTTCGTTTATTGGACGGGCTTGATGCCACAGCCCTTGAGAATGATGTGGATCAGGTTGGTGCCGGCGTCGTCCATGTCCTGCTTGGTCAGCTTGGTGCGACCGGTGACGCGGCAGATCTGGGTGGCGAAGTCGGCGTAGTGCTGGGTGCTGCCCCACAGCAGGAAGATCAGGTGCACGGGGTCGATGGGGTCCATCTTGCCGGCGTCGATCCAGGCCTGGAACACCGCCGCGCGGCCACTGAACCACGCACGATAGTCCTGGCTGAAATATTCGGTGAGGCATTCGCCGCCGCTGATGATCTCCATGGCGAAGATCCGCGAGGCCTGGGGTTGGCGCCGCGAGAACTCCATCTTGGTGCGAATGTAGCGGGTGAGGGCTACGGCCGGGTCGTCCTCGGCGGTCAGCGCGTTGAAGGTGCTGTCCCACAGTTCGAGGATGTTGCTGAGCACCGCGATGTACAGGCCCAGTTTGTTGGTGAAGTAGTAGTGCAAGTTGGCCTTTGGCAGCCCGGCACTGGCAGCAATCGTATTCATGCTGGTGCCTTTGTAGCCATGGCGCGCGAACTCATCTTCAGCAGCCTGGAGAATCGCTTGTTCGTTCTTTTGCCGAATGCGGCTGGCGGGTTTACCGGCTTGGTTGCTGTGGGCAGGAACTTCGAGGCTCATGGAGGTTTCCGTGCTGATCGATAGAGACGACGTGTGCACAGATAACCCACCCTCAAGCCTCAGACAAGTCCTGATGCAATAAAACTGTCAAAGCGGTTCCAGCGTGTCGCTTTCCGGTGTGTGGTTTGCGGCGACGCGGGTGGGTTTGGCTTCCGGTAATAGCAGGCACAGCACAATGGCAGTCAGGCCGCCGCTGGTGATAGCGGAGTCGAACAGGTTCTGCACCAGCGTCGGCATCAAGTGCAGCAGGTTCGGTTGGGCGGCGATACCCAGGCCCACACCAAACGAGGTGGCGATGATCAGCATGCTGCGTCGGTCCAGCGGTGCCTGAGCAAGGATGCGCACACCGGCGGCGGCCACGCTGCCGAACATCACCAGGGTCGCGCCGCCCAAGACCGGCTTGGGGATTTGCTGCAGGACTGCGCCAATCAATGGAAACAACCCGAGGCAAAACAGCACCACGCCGATATATAAGCCGACGTATCGGCTGGCGACGCCGGTGAGTTGAATCACGCCGTTGTTCTGCGCGAACGTGGTGTTGGGGAAGGCGCTGAAGGTGGCGGCGATCATGCAACTGACACCATCGCCGAGGACGCCACCCTTGAGGCGGCTTATATAAGAAGGGCCGCTGATGGGCTGGCGGGCGATCATGCAGTTGGCGGTGAGGTCACCGACCGTTTCGATGCTGCTGATCAGATAAATCAGCGCGATCGGCAGGAAAGCGCTCCAGTCGAAGTTGAAACCAAAGCGAAACGGAATAGGCAGGCTGACCAGCGGCAGGTCGGGCAGGGCTTGAGGCATGAGTTTGCCGCTGAACCACGCGGCCAGGCTACCGAGGGCCAGGCCGATGATGATTGCCGACAGGCGCACCCAAGGTGTGTTGGAGCGGTTGAGCAGGATGATGGTCAGTACCACGAACACACCCAGCGCCAAGTTGATAGGCGCGCCGAAGTCCGGGGCGTTGAAACCGCCGCCAAGGTCGGTGATGCCGACCTTGATCAAACTGATGCCGATCAACGTGATGACAATTCCAGTCACCAACGGCGTGATGACTCGGCGCAGTTGGCCGATAAAGCGGCTCAGCACGATCTGCACCACGGCGCCGAAAAAGCACACGCCAAAGATCATCGCCATGATGTCTTCCGGGCTGCCGCCACGTTGCTTCACCAAAAAGCCCGCCGACAACACCGCGCCGAGAAACGCAAAGCTGGTGCCTTGCAGGCAGATCATCCCGGCGCCGATACCAAATGGCCTACGTGCCTGGATGAAGGTGCCGACACCGGAGACCATCAACGCCATGCTGATCAAGTAGGGCAAATGGGCGGTGAGGCCCAGGGAGGAGCCGATGATCAGTGGCGGGGTGATGATGCCGACAAAGGCGGCCAGCACATGTTGCAGTGCGGCGAGCAGGGCCGGAGCGGGTTTCGGGCGGTCGTTGAGGCCGTAGATGAGGTCGCTGGAGCTGGAGGGTTCTGGTGGCATGGCGGGCAAACTCGAGTCGGACAGTTCTAGGTCCTGGTGGGCTTGCAAAAAACTGTCCAAGTGCTCAGCTTTTTGCTCGAGGCCCGCGTTAGCGCGTTGCTGCTAGACTTTCCAGGAAGCTTTCCAGCACCAAATGGGGGCGACGGCCCTTACGCGTGACCGATGCGAGGCTCAAATCGTAAAAACGTGTAGCCGGTTTCAGCGGGCGCAGTCGTCCTTGTTGTACCCACAGGCTGGCGTAGTGATCGGGCAGGTAACCGATATAGCGGCCGGTGAGGATCAGGAATGCCATGCCTTCGCGGTCGGAGGCGCTGGCGGTGCAGTTGAGTGCCTGGTAATGGGCCTGGATCTCGGCGGGCAGGCGGAACGTCGGTGCGATGGCGTCCTGGTCATCGATGCGAGCGTCGTCCAACTGCTTGTCGTCGGCATAGAACAACGGGTGGCCGACCGCGCAGTAGAGCAGCGAACGCTCGCTGTACAGCGGTTGATATTCCAATCCCGACAGGGCGCTTGCCTGGGGCACCACGCCGACATGCAGGCGACCGTCGAGCACGCCTTGTTCGACTTCGTTGGGGGCGATCATGCGGATCTGGATTTGCACATCCGGGCCGCGTTCCTTCAATTGTGCGAGCGCGTGGGTGATGCGCATGTGGGGCAGGGTGACGAGGTTGTCGGTGAGACCGATGATCAGCTCGCCGCGCAGATGCTGGTGCAGGCCGTTGACCTCGGTGCGAAAGCTTTCCAGGGCACTCAAGAGTTGCAGGGCCGATTGGTAGACCTCGCGGCCTTCTTCGGTCAGGGAGAAACCGGCGCGGCCGCGTTGGCACAGCCTTAGCCCGAGGCGTTGCTCAAGATCGCTCATTTGCTGGCTGATGGCCGAACGGCCTATGCCCAGCACGGTTTCTGCCGCTGAAAAACCACCGCACTCCACCACACTGCGAAAAATGCGCAGCAGGCGGATATCGAAGTCGCTGACTTGGGCCAGGGGATCGGGTCGACGGCTGCTCATAGTTTAGTGACGGCCTGACTGAAGGTTAGAAGAGTTGGATTTCACCGACTTTATCGCCATGGCAATTTAGCTGCAACCACGCGTTTCAATCCCGACGCTGCCTTCTGCCTTGCGAGGTTTTGCTGATGAACATGCCCGAAAACGCCCCATCGTCCCTGGCCAGCCAACTGAAGCTGGACGCGCACTGGATGCCTTACACCGCCAACCGTAACTTCCAGCGTGACCCGCGGCTGATCGTGGCCGCCGAAGGGAGCTGGTTGATGGATGACAAAGGCCGCAAGGTGTATGACTCGCTCTCGGGCCTGTGGACCTGTGGCGCCGGGCACACGCGTAAGGAAATCCAGGAAGCGGTGTCCAAACAACTGGGGACTTTGGACTACTCGCCGGGCTTCCAATACGGTCACCCGTTGTCCTTCCAACTGGCGGAAAAGATTACGGCCCTGACCCCTGGCAACCTTAACCATGTGTTCTTCACCGACTCCGGCTCCGAGTGCGCCGACACGGCGGTGAAGATGGTGCGTGCGTACTGGCGCCTGAAAGGTCAGGCCACCAAGACCAAGATGATCGGTCGCGCCCGTGGTTATCACGGTGTGAACATCGCCGGCACCAGCCTGGGCGGCGTCAACGGCAACCGTAAAATGTTTGGTCAGGCGATGATGGATGTTGATCATCTGCCGCACACCC
Encoded proteins:
- a CDS encoding 8-oxoguanine deaminase; protein product: MPATRIWLKNPLAIFTANGLDGRGGLVLQDGVITEVLGWGREPAVPCGHVFDAREHVILPGLINTHHHFYQTLTRAWAPVVNQPLFPWLKTLYPVWARLTPEKLALASKVALAELLLSGCTTAADHHYLFPDGLENAIDVQVESVRELGMRAMLTRGSMSLGEADGGLPPQQTVQQGQVILEDSQRLIRDYHQRGDGAQIQIALAPCSPFSVTPEIMQASAELANSLDVRLHTHLAETLDEEDFCLQRFGLRTVDYLDSVGWLGPRTWLAHGIHFNPDEIARLGAAGTGICHCPSSNMRLASGICPTLDLLAAGAPIGLGVDGSASNDASNMILEARQALYIQRLRYGAEKITPQGVLGWATKGSAQLLGRTDIGELAVGKQADLALFKLDELRFSGSHDPISALLLCGADRADRVMIGGKWRVIDGQVEGLDLKGLIADHTQAARQLMAGT
- a CDS encoding SDR family oxidoreductase, with amino-acid sequence MPTPKTALIIGASRGLGLGLVKQLIQDGWDVTATVRDPSNADALKALGPTQIEKLDMDDQQAVIALSKRLKERTFDLLFVNAGVKGPANQEPGHATLAEVGQLFFTNAVAPINLAQRFVGQIRKDSGVLAFMSSVLGSVTIPDGADLALYKASKAALNSMTNSFVTQLGDPKLTVLSLHPGWVKTDMGGENAHIDVDTSVRGLVDQVNAYTGKGGHHFIDYKGDTIAW
- a CDS encoding IMPACT family protein, whose amino-acid sequence is MPFTLTGLCEFREEIRKSRFITLAAPITSPQDAQAFFEQHSDLNATHNCWAWKLADQYRSNDDGEPGGTAGRPILAAIEAQGFDQVAVLVIRWYGGIQLGTGGLARAYGGGANKCLQNAERIELISRVPLSCACGFAELNLVKLRVAELGGLVVEETFTANGVELQLAVGEAHIDTLQIQLADLSRGRILLQR
- a CDS encoding TetR/AcrR family transcriptional regulator; amino-acid sequence: MSLEVPAHSNQAGKPASRIRQKNEQAILQAAEDEFARHGYKGTSMNTIAASAGLPKANLHYYFTNKLGLYIAVLSNILELWDSTFNALTAEDDPAVALTRYIRTKMEFSRRQPQASRIFAMEIISGGECLTEYFSQDYRAWFSGRAAVFQAWIDAGKMDPIDPVHLIFLLWGSTQHYADFATQICRVTGRTKLTKQDMDDAGTNLIHIILKGCGIKPVQ
- a CDS encoding uracil-xanthine permease family protein; the encoded protein is MPPEPSSSSDLIYGLNDRPKPAPALLAALQHVLAAFVGIITPPLIIGSSLGLTAHLPYLISMALMVSGVGTFIQARRPFGIGAGMICLQGTSFAFLGAVLSAGFLVKQRGGSPEDIMAMIFGVCFFGAVVQIVLSRFIGQLRRVITPLVTGIVITLIGISLIKVGITDLGGGFNAPDFGAPINLALGVFVVLTIILLNRSNTPWVRLSAIIIGLALGSLAAWFSGKLMPQALPDLPLVSLPIPFRFGFNFDWSAFLPIALIYLISSIETVGDLTANCMIARQPISGPSYISRLKGGVLGDGVSCMIAATFSAFPNTTFAQNNGVIQLTGVASRYVGLYIGVVLFCLGLFPLIGAVLQQIPKPVLGGATLVMFGSVAAAGVRILAQAPLDRRSMLIIATSFGVGLGIAAQPNLLHLMPTLVQNLFDSAITSGGLTAIVLCLLLPEAKPTRVAANHTPESDTLEPL
- a CDS encoding LysR family transcriptional regulator, with amino-acid sequence MSSRRPDPLAQVSDFDIRLLRIFRSVVECGGFSAAETVLGIGRSAISQQMSDLEQRLGLRLCQRGRAGFSLTEEGREVYQSALQLLSALESFRTEVNGLHQHLRGELIIGLTDNLVTLPHMRITHALAQLKERGPDVQIQIRMIAPNEVEQGVLDGRLHVGVVPQASALSGLEYQPLYSERSLLYCAVGHPLFYADDKQLDDARIDDQDAIAPTFRLPAEIQAHYQALNCTASASDREGMAFLILTGRYIGYLPDHYASLWVQQGRLRPLKPATRFYDLSLASVTRKGRRPHLVLESFLESLAATR